A part of Kitasatospora acidiphila genomic DNA contains:
- a CDS encoding GTP-binding protein: protein MDSNGSDTFGVADTAVGSKDSGTSGASGTSGASGTAVVEAARPARTPLRSTADNAWKIVVVGGFGVGKTTLVGSVSEIRPLTTEEVMTKAGVGVDDPSAVADKRSTTVAFDFGRITLSAESVLYLFGAPGQERFWFLWDRLFSGALGAVVLVDPRRLEDSFYAIDRLEHHGMPFVVARNNFESPRHTLEQVREALDLSPEVPLLDCDAREKESGKQVLITLVRHLTELAEARYGPADADVEDFS, encoded by the coding sequence ATGGACTCCAACGGCTCTGACACGTTCGGTGTCGCTGACACCGCCGTCGGCTCCAAGGACTCCGGTACCTCCGGTGCTTCCGGCACGTCCGGTGCTTCCGGCACCGCCGTCGTCGAAGCCGCTCGCCCCGCCCGTACGCCGCTGCGCAGCACCGCCGACAACGCCTGGAAGATCGTCGTGGTCGGCGGCTTCGGCGTCGGCAAGACCACCCTGGTCGGCTCGGTCAGCGAGATCCGTCCGCTCACCACCGAAGAGGTGATGACCAAGGCCGGCGTGGGGGTCGACGACCCGTCGGCGGTGGCGGACAAGCGGTCCACCACGGTCGCGTTCGACTTCGGCCGGATCACCCTCTCCGCCGAGAGCGTGCTCTACCTGTTCGGCGCGCCCGGGCAGGAGCGGTTCTGGTTCCTCTGGGACCGGCTGTTCTCCGGCGCGCTCGGCGCGGTGGTGCTGGTCGACCCGCGGCGGCTGGAGGACTCGTTCTACGCCATCGACCGGCTGGAGCACCACGGGATGCCGTTCGTGGTGGCGCGCAACAACTTCGAGTCGCCCCGGCACACCCTGGAGCAGGTCCGCGAGGCGCTCGACCTGTCGCCCGAGGTGCCGCTGCTGGACTGCGACGCCCGTGAGAAGGAGTCCGGCAAGCAGGTGCTGATCACCCTGGTCCGCCACCTGACCGAGCTGGCCGAGGCCCGGTACGGGCCGGCCGACGCTGATGTGGAGGACTTCTCGTGA